A single Verrucomicrobiaceae bacterium DNA region contains:
- a CDS encoding AAA family ATPase, producing MIWTKPPLNQILYGPPGTGKTYEAIRRAAEIIEGREIPDDDHAKAAYDKACDSGRIRLATFHQSFSYEDFIEGIRPVMSEDREARFEVRDGVFKEMAIETLAACLERPQGSADGSLFDTCWRILIEVVNETDGLEIDGLKGVIWQLSATELGNIKAINKSTQKELTCGRANAAKIWQAYFPMERISSMEVSEALSKGAHFGVVAAIYNYLASKIAPQAKKSQQAPEGTSTEGIADKASVVSSYLEEGPRSGWQLRADKNYPPYVLIIDEINRGNISRIFGELITLIEEDKREGAENALRVTLPSSRELFAVPPNLYILGTMNTADKSLALLDVALRRRFEFEELAPNFSVCEGLTDEMKSVLNRLNERIELRKDRDHRIGHAFFMGVKDAEGFNRVFRRKVVPLLQEYFFNDIDGARFVLGEEAPNSEKGFLRPLKAKVESKYQRNRWRWFTDEEPGMDCWAVLNANLAET from the coding sequence ATGATATGGACGAAACCACCCCTGAACCAAATCCTCTACGGTCCGCCTGGCACTGGCAAAACTTATGAAGCCATTCGCCGTGCCGCTGAAATTATAGAAGGCCGAGAGATTCCAGACGATGACCATGCCAAGGCCGCCTATGACAAAGCCTGTGATTCAGGGCGCATCCGTCTGGCCACCTTTCACCAGTCATTCAGTTACGAGGACTTTATAGAGGGAATTCGTCCGGTGATGAGCGAGGACAGAGAAGCACGATTTGAGGTGAGGGATGGCGTTTTCAAAGAAATGGCGATCGAAACCCTCGCTGCATGTTTGGAGCGCCCACAAGGGTCTGCGGATGGAAGCCTCTTTGATACATGTTGGAGAATTCTCATCGAAGTTGTAAACGAGACGGATGGTCTTGAGATTGATGGTCTCAAGGGAGTGATATGGCAACTTTCCGCAACGGAGCTTGGAAACATCAAGGCTATCAACAAATCGACCCAGAAGGAACTTACCTGCGGAAGGGCAAATGCAGCCAAGATTTGGCAGGCCTATTTTCCAATGGAGCGAATTTCATCCATGGAAGTTTCTGAAGCACTCAGCAAAGGCGCTCATTTCGGAGTGGTTGCCGCGATTTACAACTACCTCGCTTCTAAAATTGCTCCTCAAGCCAAGAAATCCCAGCAAGCACCTGAAGGGACTTCCACGGAAGGAATTGCAGACAAGGCATCCGTCGTGTCCTCCTATCTTGAAGAGGGTCCACGTTCCGGCTGGCAGCTTCGCGCTGACAAAAACTATCCGCCCTACGTCCTGATCATCGACGAGATCAATCGAGGGAACATCAGCCGCATCTTTGGGGAGCTGATCACGCTCATTGAGGAGGACAAGCGTGAGGGCGCGGAGAATGCGTTACGAGTGACTCTGCCTTCCTCGCGTGAGCTTTTCGCGGTGCCACCGAACCTTTACATCCTTGGCACGATGAACACGGCGGACAAATCGTTGGCCCTGCTGGATGTGGCGCTGCGGCGGCGTTTTGAGTTTGAGGAGCTGGCTCCGAACTTCAGTGTTTGCGAGGGGCTGACTGACGAGATGAAAAGCGTGCTGAACCGGCTCAATGAGCGGATCGAACTGCGGAAGGATCGCGATCACCGCATCGGTCATGCGTTCTTCATGGGTGTGAAGGATGCAGAAGGCTTCAACCGTGTGTTTCGACGGAAAGTGGTGCCGCTGCTACAGGAGTATTTCTTCAATGACATCGACGGTGCACGCTTCGTGCTCGGAGAAGAGGCCCCAAACAGTGAAAAAGGCTTCCTACGGCCCCTGAAGGCCAAAGTGGAGTCTAAATACCAGCGGAACCGCTGGCGCTGGTTCACCGATGAGGAGCCGGGTATGGACTGCTGGGCCGTTTTGAACGCCAACCTCGCTGAAACGTGA
- a CDS encoding right-handed parallel beta-helix repeat-containing protein produces the protein MLFAGENIAHFAWHGGEFIGHVFDPAKKDNTWEPNANTKGIEITTTVEGGTHDILFRDVKADGMAAAVIGVHGKYGTKSESEVEHYAERVTLDSCTLLRSGKFMWDYGYLWQIITFPESYQPWEVERAKKYFRTDLMREVAFSGDLVKFDNTTRPLAISATDEPKEALTFMGNDLPKNILRGLQYFVVESTPTHIKIAEKPGGAPIRFTSDGSGTLAFNLQATYLAAYAPTGSGPGKGAFDIVGARDVRVTGCQLSAIGDTMHIQRCKNIVFASNHILGSRMGAFFLAEYCQNASITGNLVDGTNGSRVISVEKSCTDVTMTGNTFRGGGRGAWINQPVNFIMTGNIFVNNTTKNDPDPRLGRIAFQTAQPGHFPELYFTLYEPGATYGPIIVKDNIFHLGPHCPEEAVTFAPQRPRPRLHRQHLPKQARHHRRRSHLHAWNHRGQSRRKNREEARRFQSRAAVKRTRLFRIPSRIDLPYARQSLSRFRRHCGSCHDSAHTCGGGSNPCRNH, from the coding sequence GTGCTCTTTGCTGGTGAAAACATCGCGCACTTCGCATGGCATGGCGGCGAGTTCATCGGGCATGTCTTTGACCCCGCGAAGAAGGACAACACCTGGGAACCGAACGCCAACACGAAAGGCATCGAGATCACCACCACCGTCGAAGGCGGCACGCACGACATTTTGTTTCGCGATGTGAAGGCCGACGGCATGGCCGCCGCCGTCATCGGCGTGCATGGCAAATACGGCACGAAAAGCGAGAGCGAAGTCGAGCACTACGCCGAGCGTGTCACTCTCGATAGCTGCACCCTGCTGCGCAGCGGCAAGTTCATGTGGGACTACGGCTACCTCTGGCAGATCATCACGTTTCCCGAGTCCTACCAGCCCTGGGAAGTCGAGCGGGCCAAAAAATACTTCCGCACCGATCTCATGCGCGAAGTAGCCTTCAGCGGCGACCTCGTGAAGTTCGACAACACCACTCGCCCGCTCGCCATCAGCGCCACCGATGAGCCGAAAGAGGCGCTAACCTTCATGGGCAATGATTTGCCGAAAAACATCCTTCGCGGCCTCCAATACTTCGTCGTCGAGTCCACACCCACCCACATCAAAATCGCCGAAAAACCCGGCGGAGCACCGATTCGCTTCACAAGCGACGGTAGCGGCACTTTGGCCTTTAACCTCCAGGCCACCTACCTCGCCGCTTATGCCCCCACTGGCAGCGGACCCGGCAAAGGCGCCTTCGACATCGTCGGCGCACGCGATGTGCGTGTCACGGGCTGCCAGCTCAGCGCCATCGGCGACACCATGCACATCCAGCGCTGCAAAAACATCGTTTTCGCCAGCAACCACATCCTCGGCAGCCGCATGGGAGCGTTCTTTTTGGCCGAGTATTGCCAAAACGCCTCCATCACCGGCAATCTCGTGGATGGCACCAATGGCAGCCGCGTCATCAGCGTCGAGAAAAGCTGCACCGATGTCACCATGACCGGAAACACCTTCCGTGGCGGCGGTCGCGGTGCCTGGATCAACCAGCCCGTGAACTTCATCATGACCGGCAACATCTTCGTCAACAACACCACCAAAAACGACCCCGACCCACGCCTCGGTCGCATCGCCTTCCAGACCGCGCAGCCAGGCCACTTCCCCGAGCTCTACTTCACCCTCTACGAGCCCGGAGCCACCTACGGCCCCATCATCGTCAAAGATAACATTTTCCACCTCGGCCCCCATTGCCCCGAAGAAGCCGTCACCTTCGCCCCCCAACGGCCACGACCTCGTCTTCACCGGCAACACCTTCCAAAACAAGCCCGCCACCATCGTCGTCGATCCCACCTGCACGCGTGGAACCATCGAGGGCAATCTCGGCGCAAAAACCGTGAAGAAGCCCGTCGATTTCAATCACGGGCGGCGGTGAAAAGAACCCGGTTGTTCCGCATTCCTAGCCGGATAGACCTGCCTTATGCTCGTCAAAGCCTTTCTCGATTTCGTCGCCACTGTGGATCGTGCCACGATTCTGCCCACACTTGCGGCGGCGGATCAAACCCGTGCAGAAATCATTGA